The Saprospiraceae bacterium genome includes the window CTGACCGGCCTGCATACCTATAGCTCCGGGATGTATTCCAATTACCAGGATTGGAGGAAGATTCCCGTGCTAAAGGATATGCCTACGCTGAGTCATTATTTCCGGCAAAACGGGTATTTCGCAGCGGGTGCAGGTAAGATTTTCCACTATGATCAGGTAGACACCTTGGGTTGGGATGAATATTATCCTGCCATTAAAAATCCGATGCCGCCAGATAATTTCCCAGAAGAACTGCCGGCCAATATGCCACGGTTTAAATACATGTACAATATGTTTGATTGGAGTCCGCTGGCCATCAATGACGAAGATATGGGCGATTATAAAAGTGTCCAATACATTAGCGAACAATTGCAAAAAACACATGATAAACCCTTTTTCTTGGGTTGCGGTATTTATAGGCCCCATGTACCTTGGTATGTACCCCAGGCCTATTTCGACCGATTCCCCCTGGAAGACATTGAACTCCCCAAGGTGATGGAAAATGATACCGCCGATTTAGGAAATCGAGCCAAAGAAATCATTCGGCGAGGCGGTAATTACCATCATTTTGTCGTGAAAGCAGGCCAATGGGAAAAGGCAGTCCAGGGTTACCTGGCCTCTATTGCCTTTGCTGACGCCATGGTCGGGCGCTTACTAGATGCCTTAGCCAAGAGCCCCTACGCCGATAATACCATAGTGGTCATCTGGTCGGATCATGGCTGGCAACTGGGAGAGAAAATGCATTGGCGGAAGTTTGCTCTTTGGGAAAACGTAACGCGAACGGTATTGATGATGAAAGTCCCCCAGGGTTTAGCTTCCATGCCCCAAGGATCAGCGAAAGGTGCTGCCACGACCAATTTGACTTCCCTGCTAGATATCTATCCTACCCTGGTTGATTTGTGCCAATTACCAGCGCGCAAGGACCTGGATGGGGAAAGTTTAGTTTCTATCTTAGAAAAACCAGATACCCTTATTCCTCGACCGATCATTACCACCTATGATTTTGGTGATTATTCGGTGCGTTATGATAAGTGGCACTATATCAGGTACATAGATGATTCCGAAGAACTATATGATTTGGAAACTGACCCGGAGGAATGGACAAATCTGGCCAGTCTGACCGATTTTGTGGCGGTTAAGCAGCAACTGGCCGCTTTTATACCTACCAATCCTATTCCATTGCCGGAAGTCTCCTTGTTGCCGCTACAGGAGCATCATATTCCACCCATTAAGTCCCGCGAATATTATTTTAGCCAGGAGCGGAAGGAGTGGATGAAGCGATTTGAGGTGGTTGAGAATTAAATACGGTATTTGTAACCCTTTTTTCTTTTTTCTCGTCTCATCACCAAATAACCAGGTATTCCCATAGGGGAGTAAGGGCAATTTGTTCATCCTATAGTTATCATCCGAAAACACTCTACATCATGTTAAGAAATTACCTGACTGTTGCTTTGCGCAACTTGTGGAAGCACAAGTTTTATTCCATTATCAATATCTTAGGTTTGGCCATCGGCCTGGCTTGTTTCCTCTTCATTTTTCTCTTCATCCGCGATGAATTGAGTTATGATCGTTACCATCAAAAAGCCGATCGGACTTACCGCGTTAATTTTGATGGGTTTGCTTTTGAGCAGGAATTGCATTTTGCGGTGGTAGGTGCTTCTTTAGGGCCAACTATTCTGGAAGAATACCCTGAGGTGGAGCAGCAATGCCGCTTCAGACAGCGAGGGAGTTTTGCTGTTCGTTATGAAGACCAAAGCTATACGGAAGATAAATGGATCTATGCAGATTCTACCTTGTTTGACGTTTTTTCATTTGAACTAGTGAAGGGAAATCCGCGGAGTGCCTTGAAAGAGCCTTTCACTATCGTTATTAGCGAAGAAATTGCAAAAAAGTATTTTGGTGAAGCCGATCCCATTGGCAAAAGCTTGACGGCAAATAATGACAGATTGTATCGCGTGACGGGTGTGATGAAGGAAATGCCCAAAAATACCCATTTCAATTTTAATATGTTGGCCTCCATGGCCTCTTTGGAAGAGAGCCGCAATAATATGTGGTTGAGTAATAATTTTCAAACTTATATTGTATTGAAGGAAGGTGTTGATCCCGCCATCGTGGACGCAAAGTTCGATAAGTTGGTTCGCGACCATGTTGGGCCAGAAATAGAGCAATTTATGGGTAAAACATATGACGATCTGTTGGCGGCTGGCAGTTTTATCACGTTTTCTCTATTTCCAATGCCAAAGATTCACCTGTATTCGGATAAGCAGGCAGAACTTGGGGCTACCAGCGACATCAAATACATCTACATCTTTTCTTTTGTGGGCTTGTTTATTTTGCTGCTGGCCTGTATCAATTTTATGAATTTATCCACTGCGAGATCAGCCTCACGTGCGAAGGAGGTGGGGATGCGAAAGGTGGTGGGAGCCGGACGGTCGCAACTCATCTTCCAATTTCTGAGTGAGTCTGTTATCATTACTTTTCTTGGTTTTTTATTGGCGATTGTTTTGCTGGTTTCGCTCTTGTCCAAATTCAATACCCTGTCAGGAAAAGAGTTGACTTTTTCCCAAATTAACCATCCGGGTTTATGGGCCATGATGTTGGGGATGGTGCTATTTGTAGGTGTTGTAGCGGGAAGTTATCCTGCGTTTTACCTGTCTGCCTTTAAACCCATAGCGGTCTTGAAAGGTCGGTTGATTAAAAAGATAGGTCAACAGGTTTCTTTGCGCTCCGTGTTAGTTATCTTCCAATTTGCCATTACGGTTGCTTTGATTGTCGGCACCATGATTATCTCTAGTCAATTGAACTACATTCAAAACAAGAAACTGGGTTTTAACAAAGAACAGGTATTGATCCTTAATAATTTTTACACCCTTGGGAATAATTGCCAGGCGTTCAAAGATGAAATCCTGAAAAATCCGCAGGTGATCAATGCCTCCATGAGCAGTTCGCTGCCAACGCCCTCCTCCCGCAATACCTCGGCTACCTTCCTCGGCCGCACCCCCGACCCTACCAAAACCCATGTTGTTCAATTGTTTACCGTCGACCAGGAATACATCCCTACCCTTGGCATGGAGATCGTGCAAGGACGAGCCTTTTCCCGGGAATTCCCTTCCGACTCTTCTGCGGTTATTCTCAATGAATCAGCGGTTGCCATGTATGGCCTTGAAGAGCCACTGGGTCAGGAAATTAGTGTCTTTTCTGGGGGTACGCCAGAAAACCCGGAGATAAACACCACAAAGGTGATCGGGGTCGTGAAGAATTTTCACTTTGAATCCTTGCGTAGTGAAATTGGTCCACTGGCCCTGTTTTTAGGTACCAGTCGAGGCAATTTATCTATCAAGCTAAAAGCAGGTGACATTCCATCCTTTATTTCAGCAGTCCAACAAAAATGGAACGAGATGGGCCCCGGACAGCCCTTCGATTATAATTTCATGGACGAGGAATTTGCCACGGTCTATGAATCGGAAACGCGGATTGGGCAGATTTTCTCTGTTTTTACCTTCCTTGCTATTTTTATTGCTTGCTTGGGACTATTTGGATTGGCCACTTTCACTGCCGAACAGCGGACCAAAGAGGTGGGTATTCGCAAGGTTATTGGTGCTTCTATCAGCCGTATTTTTGTGTTGCTTACGGTTGAAATTATGAAGTGGGTGCTGATCGCTAACCTGATTGCTTTGCCTGTTGCTTACTATTTTATGGGTAAATGGCTGGAAGGCTTTGCTTATCCGGTTGATCTCCATTGGCTGACCTTCATCATGGCTTTGGTGTTGAGCCTGTTTATTGCGCTGCTGACGGTGAGCTATCAAGCACTGCGGACGGCTTGGATGAAGCCGGTGCGGTCTTTGCGGTATGAGTAGGGATGTGGATTTGCAAACTACAAATAGCCAGGAGATAGCTAGGGATGTATATGGATTTGTAGTTGCAAACTACAAATAGCAAGGGGATATTGATTTGTAGTTGCAAACTACAAATAACTAGGGTAACTAAACCCCAGGCTTCAAAGTCTTTCCCACCATATCTTTGCAAGGTATATGGCCACTTTTCCTTCATGACCTGAATAATACGATAGGTAGAGGATATCGTCTCTTACCACCATGCTCGGATAACTGGTATCTCCGCCGCTGGGTAAGGTAATGACTTTATTGGATTTTCCTTCTGGATTAATAAAAGCCAGGATAGTTTTATAATCTTCTCCTGTGTAATCGCGGGTAGCGCAAAGCCAGCGGCCATCCGGAAGGCGTAAAAAATCGGGGCCACCAAGCTTAACTTCCAGTGAATTCCACGTCCAGGAATCATAAGGGGGCTTACTATGGCCGATATAACCTGGTGTGTTTTCTCCATCTCGGCGGACCAGGGCAAGCATAGACTGATCCGATAAAAACCGCAGCGTTGCTTCGCTGGGTTTGCCGTAAACATTCAGGGTGGAAACAAGCTCATATTCCAAACCATTTTTTGTGCG containing:
- a CDS encoding sulfatase, which produces MKKTSLPSRSIAILIFVSLVIADYSCSPKATSTAATQLLQHPNVLFISIDDLNDWAQPLVGNKQALTPYLNQFAEQSVNFTKNYCTSPGCNPSRSTLLTGLHTYSSGMYSNYQDWRKIPVLKDMPTLSHYFRQNGYFAAGAGKIFHYDQVDTLGWDEYYPAIKNPMPPDNFPEELPANMPRFKYMYNMFDWSPLAINDEDMGDYKSVQYISEQLQKTHDKPFFLGCGIYRPHVPWYVPQAYFDRFPLEDIELPKVMENDTADLGNRAKEIIRRGGNYHHFVVKAGQWEKAVQGYLASIAFADAMVGRLLDALAKSPYADNTIVVIWSDHGWQLGEKMHWRKFALWENVTRTVLMMKVPQGLASMPQGSAKGAATTNLTSLLDIYPTLVDLCQLPARKDLDGESLVSILEKPDTLIPRPIITTYDFGDYSVRYDKWHYIRYIDDSEELYDLETDPEEWTNLASLTDFVAVKQQLAAFIPTNPIPLPEVSLLPLQEHHIPPIKSREYYFSQERKEWMKRFEVVEN
- a CDS encoding ABC transporter permease, with protein sequence MLRNYLTVALRNLWKHKFYSIINILGLAIGLACFLFIFLFIRDELSYDRYHQKADRTYRVNFDGFAFEQELHFAVVGASLGPTILEEYPEVEQQCRFRQRGSFAVRYEDQSYTEDKWIYADSTLFDVFSFELVKGNPRSALKEPFTIVISEEIAKKYFGEADPIGKSLTANNDRLYRVTGVMKEMPKNTHFNFNMLASMASLEESRNNMWLSNNFQTYIVLKEGVDPAIVDAKFDKLVRDHVGPEIEQFMGKTYDDLLAAGSFITFSLFPMPKIHLYSDKQAELGATSDIKYIYIFSFVGLFILLLACINFMNLSTARSASRAKEVGMRKVVGAGRSQLIFQFLSESVIITFLGFLLAIVLLVSLLSKFNTLSGKELTFSQINHPGLWAMMLGMVLFVGVVAGSYPAFYLSAFKPIAVLKGRLIKKIGQQVSLRSVLVIFQFAITVALIVGTMIISSQLNYIQNKKLGFNKEQVLILNNFYTLGNNCQAFKDEILKNPQVINASMSSSLPTPSSRNTSATFLGRTPDPTKTHVVQLFTVDQEYIPTLGMEIVQGRAFSREFPSDSSAVILNESAVAMYGLEEPLGQEISVFSGGTPENPEINTTKVIGVVKNFHFESLRSEIGPLALFLGTSRGNLSIKLKAGDIPSFISAVQQKWNEMGPGQPFDYNFMDEEFATVYESETRIGQIFSVFTFLAIFIACLGLFGLATFTAEQRTKEVGIRKVIGASISRIFVLLTVEIMKWVLIANLIALPVAYYFMGKWLEGFAYPVDLHWLTFIMALVLSLFIALLTVSYQALRTAWMKPVRSLRYE